A segment of the Carya illinoinensis cultivar Pawnee chromosome 1, C.illinoinensisPawnee_v1, whole genome shotgun sequence genome:
GTCCGAGCATATGAGGAAACCATAATATTCTTAGTCTGTGAAAAAGATCTATATCAAAGGAATGCCAAAACCACATATGGATTAAAAACCATAAGCAAATATTCTTGCCTGCAGAAGTCTTCTCATAACATCAAGTACAGTGGTTTTACGAATCACACTAGCCTGCCAAGAAAAGATAGATTTGGATGAGACTTAGCTGAAATGATGTTCTAGAAGCATAACATGCCTGATTCAAAAGTTTGTAGCAATATGACATCAAATCAatcaaatcaaaaataaaaaaaaaaaataaaagagagaacaaCTAGATTTCTTGCTACCTCTATTTAATGCAgtcaagttttttcttttttaaaatattctaagtAATCATAACTTTTTATAGAAACGCTAATAACCCATAACAATgaacaaaaaacaaatgcaTATCTAAAACTTACTTGGCGCTCCACAGTGAGTGGTGTATATCCTGTCATCAGAAAATGGCATCTTGGGGTTGGAATTAAGGAGGCAAGAAGGCCAACCAAGTCATTGTTCATGTAGCCTGGATATCGCAGAGTGGTTGTGCTGGCAGACATTACAGTGGAAACCAAAGAATTTGTTTCCGCAAAGGTGGGGTTTGATAGATGAAGACGTTCCACACAAATTCTATTCAATGCAGTGTTATCAAGGACAACAACACAATCAGCATTTAATGTTAGTCGCTTGAGCGTCAAAAGCGAGTTGTAGGGCTGGACTACCACATCACTTGTCTCCATCTGGTTAGGAAATACACTATATGTCTGAACCAGTTTTTTGCTGTAGCGGTCATTAAGGGTTTCCAACAGATATGAACCCATACCTACGTTATTTAAGGTGAGCATAATCAACAAGTGAACAGGCAGGGGAACACTTGCAGTCATGTAGATGTCATCATGCAAATACTAAAAACTGTGAAGTGAGCAAAAGATCCCCTGATATTGATGCAAAATTTTGAGCTAATGAGCATAATGATGCTCAAGgttgtatgtatatgttttaTTCACCTTTAAGATGATATCAGTAATCCGAATTTTGTTCAACCTCAGTAAAAACAAAAAGCAGTTAAGTTCAttctcaaaatttgaaattatgaattCGTTTTAATCTCCAATGAAACCAATGCCaatgttagatttactttatcaCTCAGTAATGCCATAAAAAGAATGTGCTATACAATGCAAAAGACAGAGAAGTAAAGAACCTGATCCTGTTCCTCCAGCAATAGAGTGGCATAAAACAAAACCCTCAAGACTATCACTACCATCCGCTTCTCTATCAATCATGTCCATTATATCCTCTTCAACACCCTTCCCCTGATCATAAATTAGAAACCATATGAACAATATGAAAACCAGACAATCACATGCAAGTGAAATCCGAAAATTTTTGAGCTTATAGAAGGAATTTCAGATAACATTGTTTCTTACAAACTGGTGCAAATCATTATTCTCCTATTGGTTGAAGCATGTGTGATTCAAAAGAAATTCTAACTATAAAACTCAATTTAGAAGTATGAACATGTGGAATAATAAATTCAACAAACAAAGAATTTTAGTGTAATAGAAATATTTGACTGGTCATCCATAGCCAAAACTCATAGATCTGTGTTGTTATTAGTCAGGATCTTCGTAAGATTACAAATATATTTCATCTTTGAATGCATTCCCTACTTTTGTCACTTTGACAACATCCAGAAAAGCAGATTGTCTTTCTTCAACACCACAAGAACATCACTCCATTGGCATGCAGCCATCTTAGTTCTGAATTTAAAGCATaaatgttacatattaaaaaataaactaattaacATGCAGATATACCAACCATCAAAGAGTAAATCTTATGCACACAGAGCCCTCAAAGCATTGGCTTAGAATCGACAAAGACTGTCATAAAACCTACCATATGGAAACAAAGCAACAAACCTGATGATAACCACTGGCCCAATTATTTCCCGCACCTCCTCCATGATCTGAAACAAAGACGTTCTCGTGATTGTAAAGATTTCTATATTCACCATTTTGGATGCCGTTAATTACCCTGGGCTCCAGGTCAATCAGCAAAGCCCGTGGGACGTAGTGCTGATCATCAGCTTGGTAGAAAAAAACATCTTTCCTGTCACCTCC
Coding sequences within it:
- the LOC122310895 gene encoding tubulin gamma-1 chain; the encoded protein is MPREIITLQVGQCGNQIGMEFWKQLCLEHGISKEGILEDFATQGGDRKDVFFYQADDQHYVPRALLIDLEPRVINGIQNGEYRNLYNHENVFVSDHGGGAGNNWASGYHQGKGVEEDIMDMIDREADGSDSLEGFVLCHSIAGGTGSGMGSYLLETLNDRYSKKLVQTYSVFPNQMETSDVVVQPYNSLLTLKRLTLNADCVVVLDNTALNRICVERLHLSNPTFAETNSLVSTVMSASTTTLRYPGYMNNDLVGLLASLIPTPRCHFLMTGYTPLTVERQASVIRKTTVLDVMRRLLQTKNIMVSSYARTKEASQAKYISILNIIQGEVDPTQVHESLQRIRERKLVNFIEWGPASIQVALSRKSPYVQTAHRVSGLMLASHTSIRHLFSKCLSQYEKLRKKQAFLDNYRKFPMFADNDLSEFDESRDIIESLVDEYKACESPDYIKWGMEDPDHVLTGEGNATGTVDPKLPV